One window of Doryrhamphus excisus isolate RoL2022-K1 chromosome 13, RoL_Dexc_1.0, whole genome shotgun sequence genomic DNA carries:
- the LOC131140394 gene encoding D-aminoacyl-tRNA deacylase 2-like gives MQNPAGMQNSAQHRLQVTPAGEHSEAQWVQVERGMVIYVCFFKGATDDILPKMVSTLLNLRLCESDSGKMVSVLELPGSVLVVPQATLGGKAKGKAMQYHNNIGKEDGLRLYAAFVSLCEQELAAVSSNNVTVKHGTYGNRQVLKLDTNGPYTHLMDF, from the exons ATGCAAAATccggcaggcatgcaaaactcggcacaacaccggCTGCAGGTGACCCCGGCCGGGGAGCATTCAGAGGCCCAATGGGTTCAG GTCGAAAGAGGAATGGTGATCTACGTCTGTTTTTTCAAAGGAGCAACAGACGACATCCTGCCCAAGATGG TTTCCACGCTGTTGAACTTGCGGCTGTGCGAGTCAGACTCCGGGAAGATGGTGTCGGTGCTGGAGCTCCCCGGCAGCGTGCTGGTGGTCCCTCAGGCCACATTGGGGGGCAAAGCCAAAGGCAAAGCCATGCAGTACCACAACAACATCGGCAAAGAGGACGGACTGCGGCTCTACGCCGCTTTTGTTTCTCTTTGTGAGCAGGAACTGGCGGCTGTGTCGTCCAACAACGTGACAGTCAAACACGGAACCTACGGGAACAGACAGGTCCTGAAGCTGGACACCAACGGGCCTTACACGCATCTGATGGACTTCTGA